One Deltaproteobacteria bacterium genomic window carries:
- a CDS encoding glutathione S-transferase family protein has product MADLILHQYDTSPFSEKIRKIFAHKHLAWRAVEQPTIMPKPQLIPLTGGYRKIPVLQIGADVYCDTQLIARIIEGLHPEPTLYPDNSEGACHAIGMWADRLFFFSTIPVLFALLGDNLPQAFIDDRTKMMPGRNFADIPKLAPYAKEQCRGFAAWLNAQLSDGRAFLLGQRFSLADAACYHPVWFLRNVPPAATVFDEFPKLIAWSERIKAMGHGQRSDMDPADALRIARESNSATKEVIDPNDPSGLKPGDKVAVTPDDYGFDPVAGTVVMSSVHEVAIRRQAAEVGEVVVHFPRVGFRVDRA; this is encoded by the coding sequence ATGGCCGATTTGATCTTGCACCAGTACGACACCTCGCCGTTCTCCGAGAAGATCCGCAAGATCTTCGCGCACAAGCATCTGGCGTGGCGCGCGGTCGAGCAGCCGACCATCATGCCGAAGCCGCAACTGATCCCGCTCACCGGCGGCTACCGCAAAATTCCGGTGCTACAGATCGGCGCCGACGTGTATTGCGATACGCAGCTCATCGCGCGCATTATCGAAGGGCTACATCCCGAGCCGACACTCTATCCCGACAACAGCGAGGGCGCGTGCCACGCCATCGGGATGTGGGCGGACCGGTTGTTCTTCTTCTCCACCATCCCAGTGCTGTTCGCGCTCCTCGGCGACAACCTGCCGCAGGCATTCATCGACGATCGCACCAAGATGATGCCCGGCCGCAACTTCGCCGACATTCCGAAGCTGGCACCGTACGCGAAGGAGCAGTGTCGTGGCTTCGCGGCCTGGCTCAACGCACAGCTCAGTGACGGCCGCGCCTTCCTTCTCGGTCAGCGGTTCAGCTTGGCCGACGCGGCGTGCTACCACCCGGTCTGGTTCCTGCGGAACGTGCCGCCGGCGGCGACGGTGTTCGACGAGTTCCCCAAGCTGATCGCCTGGTCGGAACGCATCAAAGCCATGGGTCACGGCCAACGCAGCGACATGGACCCCGCCGACGCGTTGCGCATCGCGCGTGAGAGCAACAGCGCGACGAAGGAAGTCATCGATCCGAACGATCCCAGCGGTTTGAAGCCGGGCGACAAGGTTGCTGTCACTCCAGACGACTACGGCTTCGATCCGGTCGCGGGCACGGTAGTGATGTCGTCAGTGCACGAGGTCGCCATCCGGCGGCAGGCAGCAGAAGTCGGTGAGGTAGTGGTGCACTTCCCGCGCGTGGGATTTCGCGTCGACCGAGCGTGA
- a CDS encoding CoA transferase, translating into MPPIKGLKLLDLSRQLPGPFASMMLADLGVDVLVIAAPNDVMGVGIPMIQRNKRSMTLNLKSPEGKEIFNRLAKDADIILEGFRPGVTDRLGIDYATMAKINPRLVYCSISGYGQDGPYRNKVGHDINYLGYAGVLGVSGPPDGPPVSAGVQIADIGGGAQMAVIGMLAALLARDHTGRGQFVDVSMMDGAVTWNVFHILMHLVSGQQPQRSKTRLTGHHPCYAIYETKDGKYVTVGALEEHFWKNLCVALGVDEFIPDEFAEGARREEMFRVIRAKFKSKTQKEWLDILDPIDICFGPVSDIAEVFEDPQVKHRGLLPVVEGQRALGSPLKFSDTPPRTPSLPPDFGQHTGEVLQQLGFGDADIERLRSTRVI; encoded by the coding sequence GTGCCACCGATCAAGGGTCTGAAACTACTCGATCTCTCTCGCCAACTGCCCGGCCCGTTCGCGTCGATGATGCTCGCCGACCTGGGGGTCGATGTGTTGGTGATCGCCGCGCCCAACGACGTGATGGGCGTCGGCATTCCGATGATCCAACGCAACAAGCGCAGCATGACGCTCAATTTGAAATCGCCCGAGGGCAAGGAGATCTTCAATCGCTTGGCCAAAGATGCCGACATCATTCTCGAGGGCTTTCGACCTGGCGTAACCGACCGGCTCGGCATCGACTATGCCACCATGGCGAAGATCAATCCGCGGCTCGTCTACTGTTCGATATCCGGTTACGGGCAAGATGGTCCGTACCGCAACAAGGTCGGCCACGACATCAACTATCTCGGATACGCGGGTGTGCTCGGCGTCTCGGGTCCGCCCGATGGCCCGCCGGTTTCCGCCGGCGTGCAGATCGCCGACATCGGCGGCGGTGCGCAGATGGCGGTCATCGGCATGCTCGCGGCCTTGCTCGCACGCGATCACACCGGTCGCGGCCAGTTCGTCGATGTGTCGATGATGGATGGGGCCGTGACGTGGAACGTATTCCACATCCTGATGCACCTGGTCTCCGGCCAGCAACCGCAACGCAGCAAGACGCGCCTCACCGGCCATCATCCGTGCTACGCGATCTACGAGACCAAGGACGGCAAGTACGTCACCGTCGGCGCGCTCGAAGAACATTTTTGGAAAAATCTTTGCGTGGCGCTCGGGGTCGATGAGTTCATCCCGGATGAATTCGCGGAAGGTGCGCGGCGCGAAGAAATGTTTCGAGTGATCCGCGCGAAGTTCAAGAGCAAGACCCAGAAGGAGTGGCTCGACATCCTCGATCCGATCGACATCTGTTTCGGGCCGGTCAGCGACATCGCGGAGGTGTTCGAGGATCCGCAGGTGAAGCATCGTGGCCTGCTGCCGGTGGTCGAAGGCCAGCGCGCCCTCGGATCACCGCTCAAATTCTCCGACACGCCGCCGCGCACGCCATCGCTGCCGCCCGACTTCGGCCAACACACCGGGGAAGTGCTGCAGCAACTCGGCTTCGGGGACGCTGACATCGAGCGATTGAGGTCGACGCGGGTGATCTAG
- the queG gene encoding tRNA epoxyqueuosine(34) reductase QueG, with protein MKAAIRRDARQLGFPLCGFAPLQPPPHGEFVRTWLKDGNAGNMSYLGRGLKKRLDPARVLPTARSVITVGFPYRPTRPAAIDWRAEMRGRIAAYAFGPDYHDIVRGKLEQLAASVRALGAAGTRTYIDTGPILEREWANLGGLGWFGKNTTILHQHEGSWFFLGEIFTDLEFDPEPIVADHCGTCRRCLDLCPTGALKDGYVMDARLCISYLTIEYRGVIPRELRSKMGEWIFGCDICQEVCPWNDTQRSHTAEELHPYLPDLLALDADTYQRRFAGSAVSRASRDCFVRNVAVALGNSRNPRAVSCLSTALDTDPSPLVRAHAAWALSQIDDAAARRALDRVWRSECEETVRAEIKASLDTPAARTTRESGTINCR; from the coding sequence GTGAAGGCTGCGATTCGCCGGGACGCGCGACAGCTCGGCTTCCCGCTGTGCGGCTTCGCCCCACTACAGCCGCCCCCGCACGGCGAGTTCGTGCGCACGTGGCTGAAGGACGGCAACGCCGGCAACATGAGCTACCTCGGTCGTGGCTTGAAGAAGCGCCTCGATCCGGCGCGCGTGCTGCCGACCGCGCGTAGCGTCATCACGGTGGGATTTCCGTATCGTCCGACGCGTCCCGCGGCGATCGATTGGCGCGCGGAGATGCGCGGACGCATCGCCGCCTACGCGTTCGGTCCCGACTATCACGACATCGTCCGCGGCAAACTCGAGCAACTCGCCGCCTCGGTCCGTGCACTCGGCGCGGCCGGGACGCGCACGTACATCGACACCGGTCCGATCCTCGAGCGCGAGTGGGCGAACCTCGGCGGGCTCGGCTGGTTCGGCAAGAACACCACGATCCTCCACCAACACGAAGGCTCGTGGTTCTTCCTCGGCGAGATCTTTACCGATCTCGAATTCGACCCCGAGCCGATCGTCGCCGATCACTGCGGTACCTGTCGCCGCTGCCTCGATCTGTGTCCGACCGGGGCACTCAAGGACGGCTACGTCATGGACGCGCGGCTATGCATCTCGTACCTCACCATCGAGTACCGCGGCGTGATCCCGCGCGAGCTCCGCTCCAAGATGGGCGAGTGGATCTTCGGCTGCGACATTTGTCAGGAGGTCTGCCCGTGGAATGACACGCAGCGATCGCACACAGCGGAAGAGTTGCATCCGTATCTTCCCGATCTCCTGGCGCTCGACGCTGACACCTACCAACGCCGCTTCGCAGGGAGCGCGGTCAGCCGCGCGAGTCGCGATTGTTTCGTCCGCAACGTGGCGGTGGCGTTGGGCAACAGCCGGAATCCACGCGCGGTGTCGTGTCTGAGCACAGCGTTGGACACTGACCCGTCACCACTCGTACGTGCGCACGCCGCCTGGGCGCTGTCGCAGATCGACGATGCGGCCGCGCGGCGCGCCTTGGATCGAGTCTGGAGAAGCGAATGCGAGGAGACTGTTCGTGCCGAGATCAAAGCGTCCCTCGATACGCCCGCTGCGCGGACTACTCGGGAAAGCGGAACCATAAACTGCAGGTAG
- a CDS encoding SDR family oxidoreductase translates to MGDIRYDNRVAVITGAGGGLGKTYALLLASRGAKIVVNDLGGKSDGTGAGHSMADVTVKEIRDKGGEAVANYDSVSTPEGGEAIIKAALDTFGRVDIVINNAGVLRDKTFVKLTPEELNIVLDVHLKGAFYVSQPAFRAMKTQSYGRFVFTASAAGLFGNFGQTNYGAAKMGLVGLSNVLAVEGMKNNILSNVIAPIAKTRLTEELLGPLAEFVKPDLVTPLVAYLVSEQCETTHEIFSVGGGRFARIFIGLTPGWFAGKEVVPTVEDIAEHLGEIRGTDQYIIPGGIGDEMRQLAKLLR, encoded by the coding sequence ATGGGAGACATTCGCTACGACAATCGCGTTGCTGTCATCACCGGAGCGGGCGGCGGCTTGGGAAAGACGTACGCGCTGTTGCTCGCCAGTCGCGGCGCCAAAATCGTCGTCAACGATCTCGGCGGCAAGTCCGACGGCACCGGCGCCGGCCACAGCATGGCGGACGTGACGGTGAAGGAGATTCGCGACAAGGGTGGCGAGGCGGTTGCCAACTACGACAGCGTCTCCACGCCGGAAGGCGGCGAGGCGATCATCAAGGCCGCGCTCGACACCTTTGGTCGCGTCGACATCGTCATCAACAATGCCGGTGTGCTGCGCGACAAGACTTTCGTCAAGCTCACCCCCGAGGAGTTGAACATCGTCCTCGACGTGCATCTCAAGGGCGCCTTCTACGTCAGCCAGCCCGCGTTTCGCGCGATGAAGACGCAGAGCTACGGGCGCTTCGTATTCACCGCGTCGGCCGCCGGACTGTTCGGCAACTTCGGCCAGACCAACTACGGAGCGGCCAAGATGGGACTCGTCGGCCTGTCCAACGTGCTCGCCGTCGAAGGGATGAAGAACAACATCCTGAGCAACGTCATCGCGCCGATCGCGAAGACGCGCTTGACCGAAGAGCTGCTCGGTCCGCTGGCTGAGTTCGTCAAACCCGATCTGGTCACGCCGCTCGTTGCCTATCTCGTCTCCGAGCAGTGCGAGACCACGCACGAAATCTTTTCAGTCGGCGGCGGCCGCTTCGCCCGCATCTTCATCGGTCTTACACCGGGTTGGTTCGCCGGCAAGGAAGTTGTTCCGACCGTCGAGGACATCGCCGAGCACCTCGGAGAGATTCGCGGCACGGACCAGTACATCATCCCGGGAGGTATCGGCGACGAGATGCGGCAGTTGGCGAAGTTGCTGCGGTAG
- a CDS encoding DUF5615 family PIN-like protein, whose amino-acid sequence MRIKLDENMPVALVKRLVALGHDVDSVPDEGLASRPDSDIWAAAQRTRRFLITQDLDFSDLRQFAPGTHHGLLLVRLNQPGRRALAERVGAIFASEEVERWRRCFVVATGRKIRVRRPARRPR is encoded by the coding sequence GTGAGAATCAAACTCGACGAGAACATGCCCGTCGCGTTGGTGAAGCGCCTCGTGGCGCTTGGGCATGATGTGGACAGTGTGCCTGACGAAGGTCTCGCGAGCCGACCCGATTCGGATATCTGGGCAGCCGCACAGCGCACGCGCCGATTCTTGATCACGCAGGACCTCGACTTCTCCGACCTGCGCCAGTTCGCACCGGGTACGCATCACGGCTTGCTGCTGGTTCGATTGAACCAGCCTGGGCGGCGTGCTCTCGCGGAGCGGGTAGGTGCCATCTTCGCGAGCGAAGAAGTGGAGCGATGGCGCCGCTGCTTCGTGGTCGCCACAGGCCGCAAAATCCGCGTCAGGCGACCAGCGCGGCGCCCCCGTTGA
- a CDS encoding DUF433 domain-containing protein: MDYRSRIVRNRKVCGGEPVVKGTRVTLRTVLASLAEGASTEEILADFPTLTADDVRAVIAFAAASAEEDLPASAIPAKL, translated from the coding sequence ATGGACTACCGCAGTCGAATTGTTCGGAACCGCAAGGTGTGTGGCGGTGAGCCCGTCGTCAAGGGTACGCGCGTGACGCTTCGCACCGTGTTGGCGAGTCTGGCGGAAGGTGCGAGCACCGAGGAAATCCTTGCCGACTTCCCCACGCTCACCGCAGATGACGTCCGTGCGGTCATTGCCTTCGCTGCCGCCTCTGCCGAGGAAGACCTGCCGGCCTCCGCGATTCCAGCCAAACTGTGA